Below is a genomic region from Thermocladium sp. ECH_B.
ATTTGTGGTATATGAATCCACAACGAAATCCATTAATTTGATTTTTCTTCGTCCCTCCCTACTGGCTAGAAGCAGCTCGGCATCCATAGTCATTAATGGCGGCAAGTAATTAGCTGCTGGATCCGCGTGAGCCAGGGAGCCACCAATAGTGCCCCTATTCCTTACTTGTAGATCAGCTATGGTCCAGGCCGCTCTGGTTAATGCTGGCATTGCCTTAGCTATATCCACGCTCATGGCTATTTCTTGGTGTGTAGTCAATGCGCCTATTTGAATTAATCTATCCCGCACATTTATGTACCTCANCTCATTTATCCTATAAATATCTATTAATTTATCCAGGAAGGACATCCTAAGCCTCATCATGGGCATGAGGCTCTGGCCCCCGGCAATCACCTTGCCCTCCTCCCCCAACTCGCTCAATAAATTAAGCGCCTCCCCTAAGGTGCTTGCCCTATAATATTTAAAGGGCCTTGGGTATCCTCCTATATACATCAGGAATCACCACATAAATCCAGCAAATCATCCAGGTGTAAAGGCAATTTATTTATTGGCTTACCCAATGCATTAGCGACCGCGTTAGCTATGGCGACGGGACTACCCATCATGGGACCCTCGCCAACGCCGGCGGCCTTGGATGGGAAGATCTCTAGCGGAGTCTCCATGTGAAGCACATCCATTGTCGACATCCAGAGCGCATCGCCAAGCGATGGCGACTCGTAATCACTCCATGTGAGCACCATGGGCTGCCCATCATTTCCGTAAGCTAGTTCCTCATAGAGGGCAGCGGCTATTCCCTGGAACACGCCGCCATGTATTTGCCCATCAACAAATTCCTTCTTATACATCTTGCCGCTATCATGGATTACGATGTACTTCAATAACTTTACATCCCGTGATGCTGGATCTATCCTCACTACGGCCATGTGTGCCTGGAATGCGTACATGGCTGATGAGTTTATTTTATCCCCAGCCGCAGCCTTAACTGTAGGCGGCTGATAATAAACAGTTATGCTTAGGTTCGCATCAACATCCTTCGGAAGGGAGCCGGGGTCCCATTGAGCCGCCGCCGCTATCTTGCGGATATCCATTTTCTTGCTTGGATTATCGGCATCATAGAAAACACCCTTCTCATACCTCACATTGTTCGTGCCCAGCATTATTGATGCTAATCTACCCAGCTTATCCTTAAGCTGTCGCGAAGCAAGCATCGCTGCGCTTAAGATAACTGGAGCAAAACGGCTAGAGTAACTGCCACTAGATATGCTCCAGGGATGTGATGTATCTATTTTAGATTCCACGCTAACCATGGATGGATCAATGCCCAGCTCACCTGCTATCACCTCAGAGAGGGAGGTTTCGTGCCCTAATCCCTCGTTTGATGTATTGACGAAGACATGAATAACGCCACTCGAGTCAAGCGTTAAAGTAATGTAATCACCAGCGCCGGAGTGCGGATACTCCCTTTCCTTTGGATCAACTGCTAAATCAACGTATCCCAGATTAGTTACTGATGGCTCTATGAATGTGGCTAGGCCTATGCCTATATACTTGTCCTTCTCCTTCTCATTAATCCACCTTCTATACTCCCTAGCCAGCAATTCTAGTGCCGCTGAGTAGTTCTGCATTGGGTAAAGACCGCCGGTTGGAGTCTCATAGAACCGCTGCCCATTTAGGACGACCGGGAAGTCCCTTATCAAGTTTCTATACCTGATTTCAAGGGGGTCCAACCTTAATTCCTTGGCTAATTCCTCAATGCCCCTCTCCAACACGAAGTAGAACTGAGGCGAGCCATAGGCTCTATTCAAGCCCGTGGGCGATTTATTTGTTAGAACCGCATAATACTCCGCCTCTAATGCCTTGACATCGTATGGACCATTAAGATTACCATGGTTTCTAAATAATGCTCCGGGCTCAGGTGGCCTTGGATATGCGCCTTCATCATCATAGAATTTCATCCGCATGCCCCTTATCTTGCCATCCCTTTCCGCGGCTATCTCTATGTATCCCTTCCTGGCGGAGCCGGCGCTGCTGGCTATGAAACTCTCTGTCCTGCTCTCTATCCACTTAACAGGCTTACCGCTCAGCATAGATGCCGCGGCCGCAAGCACCATATATGGATAAATCTGGTACTTAGAACCAAAGCTTCCACCTATGTCTCGCGGCGATGATAAATGAATCTTTGAGGTTGGCAACGATAATGCTCTTGAAATAAAATATACTTGCAACATGGGTCCCTGGGAGTTAGCAGTTATATCTATCTCATCACCCCGCTTATGGGCTATCACGCCATATGTTTCCAGGGGAAGAGCGAGGTGCCTATGATAATACGTCTCTGTCCTCACTATGACGGGGGCATCCTTGAACGCGGCATCAACATCGCCAAACTTGGTTACCCTATGCATAACTACATTAGAGCCGGCCGACTCATGAATTAAAACGTCCTTTTTCTGAATGGCATCATCAATGGTAACTATGGGTTCCAATGGCTCGTAATCCACATTAACCATCTCAGCCAAATCAACGGCCTTATATTGATCACTGGATAACACCACGGCAACAGGTTCCCCAACGAATCTGGCCTTATCTATGGCGAATGGGTAATATTTGAGCGGGGCCTTCACGGCTACCGGGAATGGATTTTTAATTACCTTAGATAATTCAGCCGGGCCATAAGCGTAACCGCCACGTCTAATCACATCGCTAACATCAATTGACTTTATCCTGGCATGAGGATATGGACTCCTCACTATAGCCATGTACAGCGTGCCCCGGGGAACCGGCATATCATCAATGTATTGAGTGGAGCCAGTGACCGCTCGAAGACCCTCCCTATAATGTACGCTCATATTACATTTATTTAATCATTGCTCTTTAAAACAATTACTCCTACTGCTATAGTGAGTTACTAAAAATTCGCAATTTACTAGTGACAATACCGATTCATCCTGGAAGGGGCGAGGCTTGTCATTCATTTATCAATTACTTTACCAGCGAACGCTCAAGCCTACGCATTACCTCTAGAGCCATTGGTGTTAATTCAATGCCTAGCAATTGGGATAATTGCAATGCATTTAGAACGGCTCTGCCTCCTGGATGATTATTGAATAATATATAAAGCTCACCGTAAGCACCTAACGCCATTAATTGAGGTAGCTTATTACGTAACTCCTCAACTGAGTAAAGATAATCATACCATATGTTCTTGCCATGTCCATGAAATCTAACATACGATAAATCCGCCGTCTTTCTAGCCATGAACGGCATGCCCGGCTCATCAACCACCACATATGATATATTGTATTTCTCCAATAATCTAAATGTCTCATTCCTGATCCACGAGATGTGCCTAAACTCAATCGCCCATGATGTGCCGCCGCTCATCGGTAATATTGAAATGAATGACTCAAGCCTATCCTCATCAAAACGTAGGCTTGGAGGTAATTGAATTAGAAGTGCCTTAAGCAGTTCTTTCCCCATTAATGGCCTAACCAAATCAATAAATCTATTGATGTCATCCATAACATTCATATTAATCATTAATCGCTTATCATGGGTCACCGTGCGGGGAACCTTCATAGTGACATGAAATCCAGTGGGGAATCTGCGTGACCAAGACTCAACCATTTGCTTGGATGGCATGCTATAAAAAGTGGAATCAATTTCCACCAACCTAAATAATCTGGTGTAGGCGGATAACGCATACCTAATATCTCTATACACTGAACCAACCCAATCTCTATAGCTATATCCACACGTACCAACCAAGACCACGACAATACAATCTTACCCTACTTAATAAAGTAAACCACTCCAAAAGCAAACCGAAAACGAGCTGCTGGAGACACCACAGCACTCTAACCACGGCTTCCACGCCTTTCATGACCGAGAACCAAAGGAGTCGACCATCCATGAAGATCTCTCAGTCCTTTGATAACTATCAATATATGAGTAGATCTATATCCTTGGGAAGCAACAGTAGTAAACTACCCCGTCCTTACGGGCGGGGTCTCAAGTGTCTGGAGATGAATCAATATATGGAGAGACCCATCTTAGTCTCTAGCGAAGACATTCAAGCTACTGACCTCCTCCCCGCCATTTATGGCGAGGCTTGCTATCTCCTCTGGCCACCATGCATAGATTTTAGATTATTGAAAACCCATTATAATGATGATGACTACCGCGGCAGTTTTTCATTTTCTTCTTACGCTTGTTTGAAAATGATTTTTAAGGCAATTGCTCACTAGTATTATATGCAGGACAAAAGCATGGAATTATCAATAAGTAATTAATTTGCTGAGGGATTTAGAAACCGCAACCTATGAATTGCTGGATTCATTAAAAGAAAAGACAGGCATAGGGAATCCGAGAATACTGGCGACAATGAATAAGATACTAGAGGACCCAGAATCAAAAGTGATGGGGAAGTATTATCCGAGTAGCTCAGTAATAGCGTTAAACTATGGCGCTGAATTGCCGGACCTAATTCATCTATATTCCCACCACATACAAGCATATAGGTTGGGGCAAGATAAATACGAGATCCTGGCTAACGAAGATGAGGCTAGACTACCTTGGGTCATGCGTCGACTAGAAATAGATGCAATGCGGCTAGCAACAACCATAACTCAATTACTTGATCAAAAAGCAGCAATAGAGTGGGAACATACACGTAGATCCATCTCTAAATCGCTGGAACAAATAAGCTGACCTCCCCCCCCCCCCGCCTTGTGGGGCGAGGGTTCCCCGAGGCCTAGAGGGTTACGCCCCATTACGGGCGCTACTCGGTGCCCCGCATTCGCGGGTCCTCCTCCCGGTATTGCGGGGGAAGTCGGCCCCCGCCCCCCATTCCCAAGAAATTGACCAGGGGAGGACATTAAAGAGAAATAATCCTCCTTTTTAAGCTTTACCCCCGCCCTAAAGGGCGAGGTTTGCTATTCGTTTTATCAAGCATGGAATTTAGGCATAAGTGGAGTAACGTAATTACCCCATAACAGGCCNCNTCCCAACCCTTAAAGGGGGATTCCTGATTTCAAAAACTTCCCCGGGGGCAGGTTCGTTATCTAATTTATCAATGCGGTAACTAATCTATCTCTAAGCACGTATCCTTAATGGGGAATATTAATATATGGCTGATTTCCCTAAATGATGGGCATCACTATTAAGGTAAATCGAGATACTAGTTCTCCAGGATCTTAGATATTGGAACCTCCTCTTCTTGCCATAACTCCATATCTCTCACCTTAATAGCCCCACGTTGAGCCTCGCGTTTACCAAGTATTATGAATTTAAGGGAACCCAATCTGGAGGCGTAATCTAAGGCAGCCCTTAGGCTTTTATCCCCTAAATCCATGATGACCCTGAAACCACGGAGACTCAATTTATTCGATATTTTTATGGCAATATCCAACAATGATTGGTCGGTCACGTAAACATAGTAATCAATCACATGAGGCGGCTGCGTTGTGCTCATGGCTAAAAAGACTCTTTCGACGCCTATGGCGAAGCCCGTGGCCGGCACATTCTGTCCACTATAAATGCCTATCAAATTATCATACCGACCCCCACCGCCTACTGATAAATTGAAGTCACTCATAAATAGTTCGAAAACAAAGCCTGTGTAATAATCAAGGCCCCTCACTATGCCAAGGTTAAGCCGAACCCCTTGCGACACTTCGTAACTATCCAGTAATTGCGGGAGGGATTCATAATAATTAATCAACTCGCTGCTCATGCCGAGCTCCTTTAATGTGGGGCCGGCCTCCGATATGGGAACCTCTATCCCAGCAGCATTAACTAGCTCGGAAGCCGTTTCTCTTGGAATGCCCTCATTAATTAATAGCTTAATTATGTCTTCCTGCTCTATCTTGCCTCGCTTATCCAAGGCCCTTAAAACGCCGGCACGGGCCTGTATTGATACTCCCTTCTTATCCAGCAAGTAATCAATTACACGCCTATCGCTTACCTTGGCTAGTACATTAACTGCGCCGGCATTTCTTAGCGATATTATCGAGAGCGATAGAACCTCGGCGTCAGACATAATTGTTGGGGATCCTATTAATTCAACTCCATATTGATGAAACTCCCTATACCGGCCCTGCTGTGGCTCGTCGTATCGCCATACCTTAGTTACGTAATAAAACCTAATGGGCTTAGGCAGATCCTGCCTATAAGAGACGACTCTAGCGACTGGAACAGTCATATCAAACCTAAGTCCAAGCTCTCTGCCTGCCTTATCCCTAAAGTAATATATTTCATTGATTATATCGGGTCCGGCCTTTGCCTTCAGCACCTCGAAATTCTCAACAACGGGAGTCTCTATGCGTCTATAACCGAAGCTCTCTGCGGTTAATGCGAATTTGTTCATTAAATCAATCAATCCATCATACTGGGGCGGTAACCAGTCATTCATGCCACGCGGCGGATGCAGGCTTCTTTCATCGATCACTTGCTGATAATAAACTGTAACTATTTAAGGTTGACTAGGAGATGCGCAATAGTGCGACCATCTGCCCTAGCATCACTGATTATTGCTGCAGTGGCGATCTCATGGGCCTCAATACTAATACTATTGTCAAGCGCTAATCCTATTTCCATTTCTTTCTGGAGATTGGCTATAGCGTCATTGACCCTAATGCCGCTGGCAATGACACGGCCTAGATCGATTGCCAGAAACAACATTAAGTGGGTAATCATATCTGGAACCGGATTAGCAGTGCACTTCATTACTTGGATCACTTCCCTATTTTACACAACGGTGGCTGCAAGCACCACAATAGTATCGACGTATGTCATATTTGTTATACCCCTAGCCTATATGACTGGGCATAGGGAGGTCAGTAGGGATACATTGATCAGCATATCCATGGCTATGATTGGCGTATTCATAATAACCCTCAGCGATTATGGCGGAGGACTAGGATCCATTTGGGGGGATGTATTAGCATTATTTGGTTCCATAAGTGGAGCCATTTACTTTGCGTCGGGGAAAGCAGCAAGGGAAACCATGGATACCGCATCCTATGGTGCATTAGTCTACGGTTTCGGCGCAATCATTGTTCTATTGATATCCGTGCCGCTTCATATTGATGTGCTTAGCATTGAGCCAAGATCGTGGCTCTATATAATTCTGCTAGTTATTGGGCCAATGCTGGGCGGCCATACATTATTGAATTACTCAATGAAGTACTATAGATCCGTCACGGTAGCTACATCAACCTTAATGGAGCCCGTGGGCTCAACCATAATTGCCTACTTCCTTCTGGGTCAGCGGCCTCCACCATTATCTTACATAGGTATGGCATTAACGCTCGCAGGTACCTACATGATAGTTAGGGAGGAGGCCAGAATGGGCATTAATTAAAAATAATACCTTGCTTCTGAT
It encodes:
- a CDS encoding xanthine dehydrogenase, which encodes MSVHYREGLRAVTGSTQYIDDMPVPRGTLYMAIVRSPYPHARIKSIDVSDVIRRGGYAYGPAELSKVIKNPFPVAVKAPLKYYPFAIDKARFVGEPVAVVLSSDQYKAVDLAEMVNVDYEPLEPIVTIDDAIQKKDVLIHESAGSNVVMHRVTKFGDVDAAFKDAPVIVRTETYYHRHLALPLETYGVIAHKRGDEIDITANSQGPMLQVYFISRALSLPTSKIHLSSPRDIGGSFGSKYQIYPYMVLAAAASMLSGKPVKWIESRTESFIASSAGSARKGYIEIAAERDGKIRGMRMKFYDDEGAYPRPPEPGALFRNHGNLNGPYDVKALEAEYYAVLTNKSPTGLNRAYGSPQFYFVLERGIEELAKELRLDPLEIRYRNLIRDFPVVLNGQRFYETPTGGLYPMQNYSAALELLAREYRRWINEKEKDKYIGIGLATFIEPSVTNLGYVDLAVDPKEREYPHSGAGDYITLTLDSSGVIHVFVNTSNEGLGHETSLSEVIAGELGIDPSMVSVESKIDTSHPWSISSGSYSSRFAPVILSAAMLASRQLKDKLGRLASIMLGTNNVRYEKGVFYDADNPSKKMDIRKIAAAAQWDPGSLPKDVDANLSITVYYQPPTVKAAAGDKINSSAMYAFQAHMAVVRIDPASRDVKLLKYIVIHDSGKMYKKEFVDGQIHGGVFQGIAAALYEELAYGNDGQPMVLTWSDYESPSLGDALWMSTMDVLHMETPLEIFPSKAAGVGEGPMMGSPVAIANAVANALGKPINKLPLHLDDLLDLCGDS
- a CDS encoding histidine--tRNA ligase; this translates as MNDWLPPQYDGLIDLMNKFALTAESFGYRRIETPVVENFEVLKAKAGPDIINEIYYFRDKAGRELGLRFDMTVPVARVVSYRQDLPKPIRFYYVTKVWRYDEPQQGRYREFHQYGVELIGSPTIMSDAEVLSLSIISLRNAGAVNVLAKVSDRRVIDYLLDKKGVSIQARAGVLRALDKRGKIEQEDIIKLLINEGIPRETASELVNAAGIEVPISEAGPTLKELGMSSELINYYESLPQLLDSYEVSQGVRLNLGIVRGLDYYTGFVFELFMSDFNLSVGGGGRYDNLIGIYSGQNVPATGFAIGVERVFLAMSTTQPPHVIDYYVYVTDQSLLDIAIKISNKLSLRGFRVIMDLGDKSLRAALDYASRLGSLKFIILGKREAQRGAIKVRDMELWQEEEVPISKILEN